CCAGCCGCCGGCGCTGCTGAGCGGTGTGAAGGTCGAACCGGTGCTACCGGACCCGGCGCCGGCCGGGAAGGCTGAGCCGGAGCCGGAGGAAGAGCAGCCGGAGCCGACCGATCTGGAGAAGCGGCGGATGCGCGCGTGGAACATGCTGGCCGACTGGCCGGAAGGTCACGAGCGCACGGCGAAGAACCTGGCCACGGCGATCAACTGCAGCGAGCCGATGGCGAGCCGTTTCATCGAGCAGTACGAGGCTGAGCACGGCCTGGTCTTCACCTCGCCGAACTGAGTTTCAAGAGCTATGTGAACTGCCGGTGCGCCTCAGAGGTTGAGGTTCACCGGCAGTTCCGCGAGACCGCTGACCAGGACGCGCCGCCATTCGAGCTCTTCGGCCGGTTTCGCGAGCCGCATCCGCGGGAAGCGCCGGACCAGCGCCAGCAGTGCCTCCTGCAACTCGATCCGCGCCAGTTGCGCGCCGAGACAGAAGTGCGGTCCGAAGCCGAAGGACAGGTGCTTGTTGTCCGCCCGGTCCAGGCGCAGTTCGTCCGGCGCTTCGTACGCCCGGGGGTCGCGGTTGGCCGAGTTGAGGGCTGCCATCACGCCTTCGCCGGCCTTGATGCGTACGCCGTGCAGCTCGAGGTCCTCGAGCGCGACCCGCAACTGCCCGACCTCGCTGAACCGGTTGAAGCGCAGCAGTTCCTCGATCGCCGACGGGACCAGCGACGGGTCCGCGACCAGCCGATCCCAGTTCTCCGGCCAGCGCAGCAGGGTCGCGACACAGCTGGAGATCTGGTTCGCCGAGGTCTCGTGACCGGCGACCAGCAGGTTCACGCCGAACGCGATCAGCTCCTCCTGGCTGAGCCGATCGCCCTGCTCGCGGGCGCGGACGAGCTCGTCGAGCAGATCCTCGGCCGGCTGATCGGTGTTCGCCAGCTTCTTGCCGACCAGGTCCTCGATGTACGCGGTCAGGCTGGTCATCGCGTCCTCGACCAGGTCCTTCTCCGCCATCTTCATGCTGTACCCGAGCTCGGTCCACTCGCGGAACTGTTCCCGGTCCGCGTACGGTACGCCGAGCAGCTGGCAGATGACCTGGATCGGCAGCGGCAATGCGACCAGCTGACGGAGGTCGGCGCCATCGCCGGCGCGGGCCACGTCCTCGGCGAGTCGCGCCGACAGCTCGGCGACCCACGGCCGGGTACGTTCGATCTTCCGGTGCGCGAACGTTGGGGCCACCAACCGTCGGAGCCGGGTGTGCTCGGGCGGGTCGGTGGTGGTCAGGCTGTTCGGCATCGGCTTGGCCAGCGCGACCCGGGGCGCGCCCTGCTTGACCACGGCGGCGCGCGAGAAGCGCGGATCGGCGAGTACGAGTTTGACGTCCTCGTACCGCGTCACCAGCCAGACGTCGGCGCCGGCCAGCGTGCGGACCCGCGCCACCGGGCGGTCCTCGCGCAGCTCGGCGAACGTCGGCGACGGATCGAACCGGAACGCGTCCTCGAACGGAATCTGCAACACCGGATCAGCCATACCCCGACCCTAGGCAACTTAGGTAACCCTTGCCTCCGAGAACGGCGCGTCGGCAGGCGCGCGGCGGATCGCGTCCACGCCGGGGGCGTGTCTCGCCGACCGTGGCTGCACGCGGCCGAGCGGCCCGGCTCCGACTACAACTGGGCGTTCGGGCTGCCTACCCCGCGGAGCAGGGTGTCGACGACCTGGGTCGCCAGTGTGTCGGTGTCATCCGGGTCATCCGGGTCATCAGCGTCGGCGGCGCGGTTTTCGCAGACTTCGTGCAGCAGCGCGTAGTACACCCGGCGGACCCAGATCAGGTCGACGTCCGGGCGCAGTACGCCGCTGTCCTTCAGGCGCGCGAACAGCCGGTCGCAGGCGGCCACCACGTCCGCGAGGATCTGGTCGCTTTCGTTGCCGGTGGCAAGGGCCGTGTTCATCGAGAAGCCCCAGGAGAGCTTGACCTCGAGCGCGTTCGCGGTCGCCTGGTAGAGCGCGACCAGCGGCGGCGCGCTGTCGAACCGGGCCTCGTCGACGGCGGTCGCGAGCTGCCGGGACGCCCAGGTCTTCATCGCCACGATCAGCGCCTCGCGGGTCGCGAACCGCCGGTGCACGGTGGTCCGGGCGACACCAGCCGCGGACGCGATCTCCTCCATCGAGGCGGACGGGTTGCGGTTCAGTACCCGCTCGGCCGCCTCGAGGATCGTCCGCACGGTCCGCTCGGCGTCCGCACGCAGCGGGCGCGCGGCTGTATCGGTCACACCGGAAAGACTACCCGCTCGTCACTTCTCTCGCGCTACTTGCAACATCAATGTTGCAAGTAGTAGCTTCTAGGCATCAGCAAAGATGCAATTAGCCGAAAAGAGGGTCCGATGGATCTCCAGTTGAAGGACAAGACCGCGCTCGTCACCGGAGCCAGCCGGGGGATCGGCCTGGCGGTCGTGGAGCAGCTCGCGGCGGAGGGCGCGCGGGTCGTCGCGGTGGCCCGGACCAGTACGCCGGAGCTGCGCGCCACCGGGGCGTACGTCATCTCCGCGGACCTGGTCGCGGCCGACGGCCCGGAGCAGGTGGTCGCCGCCGCGCTCGCGGAGGTCGGCGAGCTCGATCTGCTGGTGAACAACGTCGGCGGTGGTGACGGCGAGGCGGCCGGCGGGTTCCTGCAGACCGACGACGAGACCTGGCGCCAGCTGTTCGAGGTGAACTGCTTCGCCACCGTACGCACCACGCGCGCGGCGCTGCCGAGCCTGCTCCGGCAGGGCGGCGCGATCGTGAACGTGTCGTCGAACGCGGCCCGGACGCCGTCGAGCGGCCCGATGCCGTACACGACTGCCAAGGCCGCGCTGACCGCCTTCGGGAAGGCGATGGCCGAGGAATTCGGTCCGCAGGGCGTGCGGATCAACACCGTGTCACCGGGTCCGGTGCGGACCGGGTTGCTGACGGACCCGGAGCGGTACGGCGGACAGCTGGCGCGGGCGCTCGGCGTACCGCACGAAGCTCTGCTGGCGGGTCTGCCGCAGCAGGCGGGCATGCTCACCGGCCGCCTGATCGAGCCTGCCGAGGTGGCCGCGCTGATCGTCCAGCTGTGCTCGCCGCTGACCGCGAGCATCATCGGCGCCGACTACCTGATCGACGCCGGTGCCGTGAAGACTGCCTGACGAACCGCCGTACCTGCTGGGGGTACGGCGGCTCGCGCGGGCCGGCTACTTGGTGCCGAAGCTGTAGATGGTGGTCGACTTGTACGTCTCGCCCGGACGCAGGACCGTGGACGGGAAGTTCGGGTGGTTGGGCGAGTCCGGGAAGTGCTGGGTCTCGAACGCGAAGGCATCGCTCTGCCGGTACGCCTTGTTGCCGATGCCCGCGAACGTGCCGTCCAGGAAGTTGCCGCTGTAGAACTGCACGCCGGGCTGATCGGTACGCACCTCGATCGTGCGCCCGTGCTCCGGCTCCCAGAACCGCCCGGCCCGGCGCAGCCCGTCACGGTCCGGCTGTCCGGCGATGACGAAGTTGTGGTCGTACCCGCGCCCGAAGACGAGCTGCTGGTGGTCGCCGCGGAGCCGGGCGCCGATGGCGGTCGGCTTGCCGAAGTCGAACGGCGTACCGGCGACCGGGGCGATCTCGCCGGTCGGGATCAGGTTCGCGTCGACCGGCGTGTACTTGGTCGCGTTCAGCTCCGCGACGTGGTCGTAGATGGTGCCGTTGCCCTCGCCGAGCAGGTTGAAGTACACGTGGTTGGTCAGGTTCACGATCGTCGGCTTGCCGGCCACTCCTCCGTGGTAGTCGATCCGCAGGTTGTCACGGGTGTCCAGGGTGTACGTGACGGTGCTGGTGAGTTCGCCGGGGAACCCCATTTCGCCGTCCGGGCTGACGTACGTGAACGCGACGCCGATCGCCTTGCCGGTGTTGACGGTCTTCGCCTTCCAGACCAACTTGTCGAAACCGATCGTCCCGCCGTGCAAGGCGTTCTCGCCGTTGTTGACCGGGATCTGGTACGTGGTCCCGTCCAGGGTGAACCGGCCCTTGGCGATCCGGTTGCCGTACCGGCCGATGGTGGCGCCGAAGTACGGGCTGAGCTTCGCGTAGTCCGGCAGGTTGTCGAAGCCGAGGCTGATGTTCTCGGTGTGGCCGCGGCGGTCCGGCGTCTCGATCCGCTGCAGGGTCGCGCCCCAGGTCAGCATCGAGACCGTCACCCGGCCGTTGGTGAACGTGTACACGTCCACCGCCTGGCCGTCCGGGGTGGTACCGAACGGGTCCTTGCGGATCTCGAGCTTGCCGTGGTGTTCGCCCATGCCGGTCAACCTAGCTGTCGGGTCAGTGGCCGAATCGGCCTCGATGGCTTCCGCTGTACTGCTGAGAGCGCCCGCGGCGGCGGCACCGAGGCCCAGTGCGCCGGCGGTCCGGAGGACCTGGCGGCGGGGCAGGTGGTCGGGCATCGCAATCCCCTCAATCGTTGTAGAAGCTGGACGAAGGCACGATAAGCGCGCCAGACCGGTGTTTGGAACAGTTCGGACCTGTGTCAATTTGAGAGGTGAACCCCCGGGGTTGCCCCTTCACCACCTGCAGGCGGGTGGTGAAGGGGCGAGCTGAGGGGTTCACCTCTCGAATGGGGTTGGAGCGGTGGTGACCGGATCGGTCCGGTACGGGCCGGGATCGGGCCTGTTGGCGGGCCGGCGGCGGGGTGACGATGGGGGTATGAGCCGAACCGCATTGATCGTGATCGACGTCCAGGAGTCCTTCCGGACCCGCCCGAACTGGCAGTTGGTGAACCACCCCGACATCGCCGAGCGGGTCGACCGGCTGGTCCAGGCCGCTCGCGTCAAGGACGACCTGGTGGTGTGGGTGCTGCACTCCGAGCCGGGCACCGGTGGCGCGTTCGATCCGGCGCTTGGCAACGTCCGGCTGCTCGACGGTCTCGAACCGTTGCCTACTGAACCGATCATCACCAAGACGTCGCACAACGCCTTCACCACAACGAATCTGCAGCAGTTGCTGACCCAGCACGGCGTCGGCGAGATAGTTGTCTGCGGCATCCGTACCGAACAGTGCTGCGAGACGACCGCGCGGGTCGGTTCCGATCTCGGGTACGAGGTCGTGTTCGTGACCGAGGCGACCGCGACGATGGCGCTGGCGCACTGGTCGATCCGCGAGCAGGCGAGTGTCGAGGAGATCCTGGCGGACCCACGGACGCTGACGGCCGAGCAGGTCACCGAGCGGACCGAGTACGCGCTGGCCGGCCGGTTCGCCACCATCCGGACCCTCGACGAGCTCACCGGCGTACCCGTGTCATCCTGACCGGATGCGTCCCGCTCGCGTGCTCTTCGTACTGGTGCCCAAGCTGCACCTGCTGGATCTGGCCGGGCCGGCGCAG
The genomic region above belongs to Kribbella solani and contains:
- a CDS encoding cytochrome P450 — encoded protein: MADPVLQIPFEDAFRFDPSPTFAELREDRPVARVRTLAGADVWLVTRYEDVKLVLADPRFSRAAVVKQGAPRVALAKPMPNSLTTTDPPEHTRLRRLVAPTFAHRKIERTRPWVAELSARLAEDVARAGDGADLRQLVALPLPIQVICQLLGVPYADREQFREWTELGYSMKMAEKDLVEDAMTSLTAYIEDLVGKKLANTDQPAEDLLDELVRAREQGDRLSQEELIAFGVNLLVAGHETSANQISSCVATLLRWPENWDRLVADPSLVPSAIEELLRFNRFSEVGQLRVALEDLELHGVRIKAGEGVMAALNSANRDPRAYEAPDELRLDRADNKHLSFGFGPHFCLGAQLARIELQEALLALVRRFPRMRLAKPAEELEWRRVLVSGLAELPVNLNL
- a CDS encoding isochorismatase family protein — translated: MSRTALIVIDVQESFRTRPNWQLVNHPDIAERVDRLVQAARVKDDLVVWVLHSEPGTGGAFDPALGNVRLLDGLEPLPTEPIITKTSHNAFTTTNLQQLLTQHGVGEIVVCGIRTEQCCETTARVGSDLGYEVVFVTEATATMALAHWSIREQASVEEILADPRTLTAEQVTERTEYALAGRFATIRTLDELTGVPVSS
- a CDS encoding SDR family NAD(P)-dependent oxidoreductase; translation: MDLQLKDKTALVTGASRGIGLAVVEQLAAEGARVVAVARTSTPELRATGAYVISADLVAADGPEQVVAAALAEVGELDLLVNNVGGGDGEAAGGFLQTDDETWRQLFEVNCFATVRTTRAALPSLLRQGGAIVNVSSNAARTPSSGPMPYTTAKAALTAFGKAMAEEFGPQGVRINTVSPGPVRTGLLTDPERYGGQLARALGVPHEALLAGLPQQAGMLTGRLIEPAEVAALIVQLCSPLTASIIGADYLIDAGAVKTA
- a CDS encoding aldose epimerase family protein, which encodes MPDHLPRRQVLRTAGALGLGAAAAGALSSTAEAIEADSATDPTARLTGMGEHHGKLEIRKDPFGTTPDGQAVDVYTFTNGRVTVSMLTWGATLQRIETPDRRGHTENISLGFDNLPDYAKLSPYFGATIGRYGNRIAKGRFTLDGTTYQIPVNNGENALHGGTIGFDKLVWKAKTVNTGKAIGVAFTYVSPDGEMGFPGELTSTVTYTLDTRDNLRIDYHGGVAGKPTIVNLTNHVYFNLLGEGNGTIYDHVAELNATKYTPVDANLIPTGEIAPVAGTPFDFGKPTAIGARLRGDHQQLVFGRGYDHNFVIAGQPDRDGLRRAGRFWEPEHGRTIEVRTDQPGVQFYSGNFLDGTFAGIGNKAYRQSDAFAFETQHFPDSPNHPNFPSTVLRPGETYKSTTIYSFGTK
- a CDS encoding TetR family transcriptional regulator, whose product is MTDTAARPLRADAERTVRTILEAAERVLNRNPSASMEEIASAAGVARTTVHRRFATREALIVAMKTWASRQLATAVDEARFDSAPPLVALYQATANALEVKLSWGFSMNTALATGNESDQILADVVAACDRLFARLKDSGVLRPDVDLIWVRRVYYALLHEVCENRAADADDPDDPDDTDTLATQVVDTLLRGVGSPNAQL